The following DNA comes from Cytophagia bacterium CHB2.
TGGCGCTACGGTGAGTTGAGCGTCGGCGCGCTTGTGGTGGTGAATGCGTTTGGCGATATTGTCGATCCCATAACCGGTAAAATCATTGCCGGCGCGCGGCAGGATGATGGCCGTATGGTCGATACGCTGGCTTATGTGAAAGCAAATCCGTGTGGCCCTCTCAAGTCATGGGGCAACACCACCCTGGCCGTCGTCGGCACGAATGCGAAATTTGGCAAGGAAGCAACGATCAAGATCGCACAAATGGCGCAGGATGGCGTGGCGCGCGCGATTCGGCCGGCGCATACGCAGTCTGACGGCGACATGGTTTTTGCGATTTCTTGCGGACAGCAAAACGCCAGCGTTGTGGCAATCGGAGCGATTGCTGCGGAGTTGGTTGCAACGGCCATTGTTCGCGCCGTGCAGGAGAGTCAGGCGCAATGATCCTGCCTTATAAGAACATTACTCCCAGGCTTGGCCCAGGGGTTTTTGTTGCGCCGAATGCGACGATTATCGGCGATGTCGAAATCGGCGAGGCATGCAGCATTTGGTTCAATACCGTCATTCGCGGAGATGTCAATTACATCCGCATTGGCCGCAAGACGAATATTCAAGATTTGTGCATGTGTCATGTCACGCTCAATAAATGGCCGTTGCATATCGGGGAAGGCGTTACCCTCGGTCACGGCGCAATTGTGCACGGTTGTATGATTGGCGATTATTGCTTGATCGGCATGGGCGCAACGGTTCTGGACGGCGCGCGGATTGGTCCGCAAACGATTGTTGCGGCGGGCGCGCTCGTGCGCGAGGGTTTTGTGGCGCCGGAGCATACGCTCGTTGCCGGCGTTCCTGCCGAAGTGAAACGGGAACTGCGCCAAAGCGAAATTGAGAATTTGTTTGCCTCGGCGGAACGCTATATGCGTTATAAAGATGAGTATCTGGCGGCGGGCATCGGCCAACCGCCTGGCTGAAAAGATCAACACCGCATTCGCCGACTCTTCCGTTGCTTTTCAGGCGGCTAATGTTTATTTTGCCGGGCTTTTTATCCACTACTACAAGGTCTGAGGAGAGGTTGTGTCACGTCGGCTTTCATGGTTTGTATTTTCATTCGTTTTGATTTCGTTGTTGGGCACGGTTGAGCTAAAGTCGCAAACTGACACCGCAAAATTATATCGCATTGCCCCCACGACTTACCAGCCGGTTGATACGTCCCATTCCCCTCGCCGTCTCATTTCGCTGAACGGCGTCTGGCAAGCCTTTTCGGAAAATCCCCAGGTTAATACCACGTTCAAAGTCCCGGGCGCTTTTTTGTTCGATGGCTCCGTGCGTTTCGAGCGAACCTTCCGGCTTGATTCGACGATGTTGAACAAAACCGTGCGCCTGTATGTTACCGGTTGCAACAACGCCGCACAGATCAAGCTTAACGACGAGATTACCGGCAGCCACGAAGGCGGATACATGCCGTTTATCGTGGAATTCCGCAATGAAAGGCTTTTTTATGCACAAGACAACAAGCTGGAGATAACCGTTGACAATCGTTTGTCGCCGCTGAGTTCGTTGCCCGCGAAACAACGCCCGTTTGGCTGGGCGAATGAAGGCGGCATTATTCGCGAGATTTTTCTCGAAATTCTGCCGGAGGTGCGCCTCGCATCGCCGCGCTTTGATTATCGGTTGCATTCCGGCGCGGCGCAAATCAACTTCACGGCGCAGATTCGCCCTCGCCGCGGCCTGGCGCCGGAAGCGCTCGAAGGTTTGACGTGCACGCTCGAAATTTGGGACGTGCGGCGCGAACAAAAGCTGGCAGGCTCGCCGCCTCGTGCATGTGAAAACTGGAACGGCGACCGCCAGGATCTCGCGTTGACTTACCAGTTATCTGAACCGGCGCTCTGGTCTCCGCAGGAGCCAAATTTGTACGCGTTGCGTGCTGTTCTCAGGCAGGGCGACTCTGTGATTGATGAACTTTGGCAAGAAACAGGATTTCGCAGCATTCAAATTGCCGGCCAGGAGTTGCATCTTAACGGTGAGCCGCTGGAACTGCACGGCGCGAATTGGATGGAAGCGTACAACCGGCAGTCGGTTTTGTTGGATTCGACGGAACTGGCAAATCTCGTCATGACGGCGCAACAACTTGGCCTCAATGTGCTGCGTGTGATCGGCCGGCCGCCACATCCCTTGTTGCCCCGCTTGTGTGATCGCGCCGGTATTTTTTTGCTGCAAGAACTTCCGCTTTATTATCTCACGGATGCCCATTTTAACCAACCAAATTTTTCACCGCTTGCCCAAGCGCAAGCGCATGAGATGATCGAACGCGATCAACATCATCCGAGTGTTCTGGCTTGGGGGCTGGGCGCCCTATCTGCGCCGCTTTCCTCCAACGCGCAACGCACGCTGCAGGAGCTGGTTGCAGAAATTCGCAAACGTGATGACCGGCCGATTTATGCCGTGACATTGCCGGGATGGATTTCTCTCTGGGAGCCGCATGCAGATTTTCTTTTAATTGATTGGTTTTTGCGCGCGGATCTAACGCCGTTCCGGGAGCTTGCCAAGCATTCAGTGAAACCGGTTATGCCGATTATTGGCCAGTGGGCAAGTGAAGCGCTGGTTCGCACCGGCGAGCCGAACAGCGACACCGAACGCG
Coding sequences within:
- a CDS encoding peptidase S58 family protein; this encodes ASGGVQRSLEERGIGFDTGVAEVPIVPSAVIFDLHVGDPKVRPTAEMAYAACLAATTEECRQGAIGAGCGATVGKIRGVRHSMRGGIGMASWRYGELSVGALVVVNAFGDIVDPITGKIIAGARQDDGRMVDTLAYVKANPCGPLKSWGNTTLAVVGTNAKFGKEATIKIAQMAQDGVARAIRPAHTQSDGDMVFAISCGQQNASVVAIGAIAAELVATAIVRAVQESQAQ
- a CDS encoding gamma carbonic anhydrase family protein, which codes for MILPYKNITPRLGPGVFVAPNATIIGDVEIGEACSIWFNTVIRGDVNYIRIGRKTNIQDLCMCHVTLNKWPLHIGEGVTLGHGAIVHGCMIGDYCLIGMGATVLDGARIGPQTIVAAGALVREGFVAPEHTLVAGVPAEVKRELRQSEIENLFASAERYMRYKDEYLAAGIGQPPG